In the Oncorhynchus keta strain PuntledgeMale-10-30-2019 chromosome 32, Oket_V2, whole genome shotgun sequence genome, CATATTTCTCGcctggaagagaagagagattaAAAACAAATCTATTAGTAAAATAGCTGTATTCTTCCTTGTTTTCCACTACTGATTTTTAGTTTGTTGCTATAGCAGAGGTCTCCAACTCCGCTCCTATGGTTACTGGATatgcaggtttttgttccagcccagcagcCACACACTAGGTGCTTACAATAATCAGCTGAGCATGGTCTTCAATCAGGACCGCGACGAGCTGAACCATGTGTGTTAATGCTAGGTTGAAACAAAACCCTGCATATCactagctctccaggaacagagttgtTCAGGAAATCTGCACTATAGGTCCTAGGGAATACAAAATACAGCAAAAGTGTGCACAGTCAACTCACCGTTTTCAGCTACCTTGATCGCGATGCCCCTCTCGAGCTCTGCGATTCCGCGTTTGTACCACTGGACTGCCTGTTCCTTGTGCACTAGTAACACACAAACCACATGTCGGGACAGTCAGACGGGCACAGACTAAAAGCAATTTGAGGTACAACATACAAAGAAATTGCTCACAGTCAAATAAGATCCAACAAAAGTCTATGTAAAAGGATGAGATATTTAGTACTTTTGCAGTAGGCTAAGCATCCTTTAGTGTACAATACACATTTGCCATGCATTAGGCTACATATTTGACATGCTTTATGTGTTGCATAAAGGTTTAGCATCTCAAGAGGCATTGGAAgagtagtaaaaaaaaaagaaaattgtgCATGACAGTCAATCATGACCTCAAACAAGGGTACAGAGACTCATGGATCAATCAGTGCATAAACCATAATGAAGTGAACTGTAATGAATAATTTCACATGACTGACCCGGTCTCTTAAACCCCTCTGGCCTGGAGCAGTGTTAAGTCATGGGACTGATTTTCATAGCTGTGGGAATATACAGCATATCCACTCCTTATGAGTGATCGAGTATTATTGAGACAGGGGCTCCCTAATCCccaaggcaggcagacagaccctAAAATTCTACTGGGTTCAGCCGAGTTGCGTTCATGAGGCACTAAACTGAAAAACTGCCTGAAACGGGGAGGAATTGTCATAAGAATTGCTGATTTTAGTTTTTCGATtgcaattttttatttatttttattacgtTGCATGCCCTGATCTATGTATTGCTTCCATTAGGACCTTAGCTATATGAGAAATTACATTGTATCCTCTCTAGCCACTTAAGGAGACTGATAGCTGCCACTCCGGCCCTCCCCATttcaaaatataaataaataaggtGGATTTGACTTACACTTCAAACCACCACTCATCTCTACCGGTTTAGGTTACTTAGGGGCATGATATAGGCCAGAGCCTTCAATTGCAAATAAATAGAGGGatgtgatatacagtggggcaaaaaagtatttagtcagccaccaattgtgcaagttctcccacttaaaaagatgagagaggcctgtaattttcatcataggtacacttcaactatgacagaccaaatgagaagaaaagaaatccagaaaatcacattgtaggattttaatttgcaaataaattaattaaaaatcatacaatgtgattttctggattttttttcttattttgtctgtcatagttgaagtgtacctatgatgaaaattacaggcctctcatcttttaagtgggagaacttgcacaacttGCACAATATATTTGctgttttttttgcatatccaTACAGTATTGCCCATCATCGTTACCTTcattttgttaacaaactataaaaCATTCATTGGCACCTTAATTTATGCAGGCTAGTTATACTAGTTTGTGTCCCCCGCACTCAGCCACTAACATATTGCCCCTGTGCATACCATATGGCTGACTGCATTCAGCCAGTCTGAGACCTAGGTTGAGTAGGCAGCAGGCACATTCTCCTAGCCATATTGAACAGTCTGCATAACACTGTCAACTGGCTCAACATTAAGCCCTTGTAGTAATAATGTGGTGGTATAATGGACAGGCATGTATCTGCAGTCCAATAAGCTAATATCTCTATGTGATTGCATACTGAAGGTCATTGACAGAACAACTGTTCTCTTTGTCTGCATGATGACATTATAAAAACGGTGGTGGTTTCAATGGAAAAGTCTGAATAAATAAACTAAATATGATGGGATCAACACTTCAGCACCACACCTTGGGTAAAGAGCATGCGTTTGAATCAATAGACCTAGTTAAATTGAACCAGTTTTGTTTCAatctgtattgacagtagtatcTTTGTTTGAATTATCCAAACATCGGTGTATGACAGTTGATAACTTGACAACTGCTGTTTAAGCCCAGCTAGCCAACAGTCAGTGCTGCTGCTGCAAATAGCAGTCACACTACACTGAAAAAATACCTTTGTCATCCTCGTCAATTCTCAGAGCCACTGAGATGTACTCGAATGCTTGTTTGTGGCTGTTTCGAATCTGCTCGCCGCTGTCCTGCTTGCACACCTTGTTCGCATGTTCGTCTGCTGCCGGTTGTTTGGGTCTCGCAACCATAGCGCGAGACATCCGCTCGCACAGCCAGGCGAAGAGTACGCCAAAATTCAAGACTAGGACACGGAGCACTGCAAACAACGCCAGCAGTGGGTAGAAGAAGTAGTACACAATTCGTTTAAGTAGTGACACCTGGACGCAGATGTCCCCTCCGTCGGACGGGGACCCTGCAGGGCCTCGCTTCTTTCGGCTGCCTCTTCCTTCCGGAGAACTCATTCACCCGACGACTTGCTATCTTATCCATTACATTACATAGCCTCTTGCTTGGGTTCAACTTTTGAAGCGTCTATAGTTGCCATATATTCTCCGACATGGTGGTTCAAATGTTGATCAAATTGGACGGGGCGGTTACCAAACGAACAAAAGGGTAAGAGAGGAGGGGCACGCGCCCTCTTGTCCTATCATAGAAAGTACGTAACTGCAAACAAGAGTTTACGTAGAGACCACCCACATTGCGTAAATACTAACAACAAACATGGCGGACGGTAAGTGAAATGTTCGTTTATCGGCACTTTTGTGAGTTAAATTATAATTGTTGTCAATTTTAGGGATACATTTAGCTTGAAATATTTATTATACCCCAACAATTGGTTTAATCCAATCTGATCTCTCCGTAACAGTCCTTGGTTCACGGTGGAATGTCGTTGCCAACatgataacgttagctagccaacgAGCTAAAGTAACGTTACTTTACTCGCCTCTAGAATTCATTTAACGTTACTGTAGCTAGCCCGCCTGTAGAGTACCTTCTTTGGCTTTTAAGAATAGATGGTAATGCTATGTTACTAGTCATCTACCTGAACTTTGTCtggagtaagtgtgtgtgtcttacgTTATATAGGTAAACGATGACAGATCGACCGTCCTTGCGGTTGTTGACATTTTGATATTGTTTCTGATCTGTCTCGGAATGATTCTGAAGACATTTACGTTAACTGACTGACTGCCCTCTTCGGGtacgttcgtaaattcactctggagtgccagTATGCGCTCTCGGTGTTCGTATATTCGAAGCGTTTCGCAGGGCGTttagagcgcacactggacgctctggccaagGAGTTTTTAATTTCCCCATTATTTAATCAGGCAGGCCAGTtgacaacaagttctcatttacaactgaaacctggccaatataaagcaatttacaactgagacctggccaagataaagcaaagcagtgcgacaaaaacaacagttacacatgggataaacaaacgtacagtcactaacacaatagaaaaatatatgtacagtgtgtgcaaatgtagtaagattggggaggtaaggcaataaataggccatagaggtgaaataattacaatttagtattaacactggagtgatagatgtgcaggtggtgtgcaagtagagatactggggtacaaatTGGCAACAACAAATACAtaacatggggatgaggtagttggatgtgcTTTTTACAGAAGGGCTGTGTATGAGTAAGGTTGATCTGACCTCACAATGGCAGTCAatcacccaagctaactggctaaaggtagctagcttgctagctacttccagacataaatgagagaacacctcactctggcCATTTGATTTGCcctggcagagctggttaggctgttatccagagtgttggtgactgcaactgtgctactggcaacaatttaattaagcTTTTTTGTCTATttttactgacactggccatattcaacaggtgttgagcgttcgtaaattcatcagttattctgcgctgaaatcggagtagatagccagagtgaattgcCTAGAATGTAGTAATGTTAGCTGACATTAATGTATGTTTCTCTCAGATCACACAGACGCAGACCAATCTATGGAGGGGAACACTCCAGTAAGTCTAATACAGATGTAGTTAGGGATTTGAAGTGGTTCTCTTCATTTAAAGTCGTGTTTTATAGTTAGACTAATTTCTGCTCCTTTTTAGATTGCTGAAAACCCCCATTCTGAATATGGACTGACAGAAAACATCCAGGTATGACCATCAATATGATTATTGTGCCTTTTAGAAAATTATGTCCATGAAAAGGGGTCAATTTCAAAGACTCAAACTATCACACTGCATTGTGGTAACCTTGCTTGTGTACTGAACAAGCACTGTATGCACAGCTCTCTAACATAGCAGGCACTAATGTGTGAAGCCTATGCTTTTTGGTACAAATTGGTTAGGCTACATTGCATGAGATTGCAATTCTGAGTCCACTTTTGAGACGCTTACATACATGGATAGTGGCGTGAGTAGCAGTAACTTCTGTATCTCTGCTTCCTCTTTCACCACCTCATTGTGTAGAGAATAGTGGAAAACGAGAAAGCCAACACAGAGAAGGTCTCCAAACAGAAGGTGGATCTGCAGTCGCTCCCCACCAGGGCATATTTGGATCAGACAGTGGTGCCCATTCTTCTTCAAGGCTTATCTGTGTTGGCCAAGGAAAGGTATGTTGAAAATGTCTGTGCAGGGGCTCAGATTTCTCCCCATTCACATTTCTGTGTGACATGCTTGGAAatgcatttgtaaaaaaaaaatgcattgaaCAGGCAGTACTATGAAAAGGAAAGAGTATCTGAGTAACAATTGTCAAGCTAATATACTTTAAAGATGTGCCTTTCTCCATTTTGTCTTCTCTTTCAGACCTACAAATCCTATTGAATTCTTAGCAGCCTTCCTTCTCAAGAACAAATCACAGTTTGAAAATCGAAATTAAGCCCCAGACGGATGGAAATGTGCACTTTGAGGCCATATGTTTAAAATGAAGAAAATTGTTGTTTCTGTCAATGGTTATGTTTGCTAATGATAGTGTATGTTGTTTTTTAAACCAGAATAAAGATTGTGCTGCAATTATGGTACTCTTCTTTTAGGGCAAATGTCAGCAGTAAACTAATATCTACGAAACAGATACACACTAGTGTGCACCTTAAGTTCCCTTGCATCATGGTCCCCTTCAGGGCAAACTATTCTAAATTCAAATTCAGTCTATTTACCAAAATGCCTACAAGAGGAAACATTGCTTTTTAACTAACAATATCCTCTGTGATGTAACATTGAGAACTAGTCCAGTCCATGTTTACATATTGCCAAATTACACATGTAATATGCCAGTGCCTTGTTTTACCACTAGTTGAGCTATAGAGCTGGTGAAGAACCCCTTTGATAAAAGGGTCAATCTCAGATGCCCCAACCTCCATTCTATTAATCATTAATTTTagaatcaaatttatttatatagcccttcgtacatcagctgatatctcaaagtactgtacagaaacccagcctaaaaccccaaacggcaagcaatgcaggtttagaagcacggtggcttggaaaaactccctagaaagtccaaaacctaggaagaaacttagagaggaaccaggctatgtggggtggccagtcctcttctggctgtgccgggtggagattataacaacatggccaagatgttcaaatgttcatgaatgaccagcatggtcaaataataataatcacaggcagaacagttgaaactggagcagcagcatggccaggtggactggggacagcaaggagtcgtcatgccaggtagtcctgaggcatggtcctagggctcaggtcctccaagagagaattagagggagcatacttaaattcacacaggacaccggataggacaggagaagtactccagatataacaaactgaccctagtcccccgacgcataaatactggaggctgagacaggaggggtcaggagacactgtggccccatctgatgacacccccggacagggccaaacaggaaggatataaccccacccactttgccaaagcacagcccccacaccactagagggatatcttcaaccaccaacttaccatcctgggacaaggccgagtatagcccacaaagatctctgccacggcacaaagGGTGCGCCAAACCAGACAGGAAGtccacatcagtgactcaacccactcaagtgacgcacccctcctagggacggtatgaaagattCCTAGtgagccagtgactcagcccctgtaatagggttagaggcagagaatcccagtggaaagaggggaaccggccaggcagagacagcaagggcggttcgttgctccagagcctttccgttcaccttcacactcctgggccagactacactcaatcatatgacccactgaagagatgagtcttcagtaaagacttaaaggttgagaccgagtttgcgtcacTCACATGGGtgggcagaccattccataaaaattgagttctataggagaaagccctgcctccagctgtttgcttagaaattctagggacaattaggaggcctgcatcttgtgaccgtagcgtacgtgtaggtatgtacggcaggaccaaatcagagagataggtaggagcaagcccatgtaatgctttgtaggttagcagtaaaaccttgaaatcagcccttgccttgacaggaagccagtgtagggaggctagcactggagtaatatgatcacattttttggttctagtcaggattctagcagccgtatttagcactaactgaagtttatttagtgctttatccgggtagccggaatgtagagcattgcagtagtctaacctagaagtgataAAAGCATGaatgaatttttctgcatcatttttggacagaaagtttctgatttttgcaatgttacatagatggaaaaaagctgtccttgaaacagtcttgatatgttcttcaaaagagagatcagggtccagagtaacgccgaggtccttcacagttttatttgagacgactgtacaaccattaagattaatcgTCAGAAGCACCCTTTCATCCATTGTTAGATTTGTGCTCTTGGAATTCATTTAGCAGAAGTACCACTTTATTGCACAACAGAAAATCCATCAAACTTCATTTAAGTGTATTAATATAAAACGTTACAGCATTACATTCTATAAAATATATCTTCAATATAAAGACTACACACTTTCGTTGCGTTCAAACAGCATGCCAGTATTTTAGCTTTAAGCTACCGGCAAGTTTTGGTCTTCAGTGAGCATTTAGAACCTAGACTGCAATACAAACTGATGAACAGAGAATATCTGTTTGGATTTCAGGCTAGTTTGGACCACCATGTTTAGTTTCTGTTTTCAGGCTCTCCGGGatgtttcccctaggtacagatctagcaTCAGCCTCTCCCCCAATCCtacaccttcaccatacatagcAGCAATTATCAAAATAGAGAGTGTATGATTTGACTTCCATTTGGTTTCAAACCAACTATTAGAAAATGTAAAGTTAAATAATTTCCTACAAGTCATACAAGATTAAATCAATTGTTGACGAATAGAGTGCCTCAAAAATAACTTTCATTTGAATCTGCTTGATTGTCTTGCTTATTTACATAAGGGGAATGGGGGTTAGAAGTGAAGACAGACTTTCTGCTTTCGAGACATTAAAATcagtgtaaaaaaacaacaactttatttcatgaaaataacACCAAATACACTGACCTCgatgcctgctttatatagcaagccccagacagacagagtcactgtctgtaggagctaacCATTTTTGTGAACAGGTTATTGGTCAGAATAATCCGATCGGATTGTGATGTCATGCTGTGGGGGCCAAAAACTAcatcccacctgaacaggcaAATTCCAGGAGTAAAAACATAAATCTCACACTAAAAGGGAATTATAATTTTCCCAATTTCAGAGTTATCTTTGAGTGGGACATAAATGCCTAATTCAAAATGATCTATAGTGCGTAATACAAATGTGATTTCTCCTGATCATTCACAATGTCCTGTTTTTCTGACCTGCATCTTATCAAAATTGACCTATCTAATGAGAAGAAACAAATTGACGCCATCCTATATCTGGAAAATAACAGACAGATACACCTGCCACGTTGAAGACCCCATGAAACAATCCTTGATGCATTTGACCCCCATTTGTGGTGACCTGTTAGCAAAATATACTAAATTTGATTAAAAGGCATTatagcaccccccccccccaatcaaATCCTTGCTTATACTACCATTGGAGTAAAACATTACAGgcgtgtggggggggggggtgttgtgCATTCTATTGACCCCCAGAGGGGAAGTCAGATGTAGAACTGATGGGCAGCGAGGTTGTCCATAAAGGGGCGAACCAGGTTATCTATAGAAGACCAGGCCGAAGGTGATGGCCCCCCAATCTCCTTCTTGCATATGGCCAGCAGCAGCAGAGTGAGGCAGAGTCCCTGTGAGACACAGAAGGGGTCATTAAAAGAACATTTCAAATCCACAAAATGGGCCACATTTGGTGCTTAAACACAGTTCTTAGGGCAATTTCAGCTTAGCCACCACACTAAATAGGCTAGCAATCAACACCCATTCCAAAGTTTCTGCAGAAACTGCCTTTCTAATTTACCATGGCTCTGCTTACCATGAAcatgtttttaataacctgcccagggactgcggttgaaaattagccggctggctaaaaccggcacttttactgaaacgttgattcatgtgcactgtccctgtaaaaataaaataaactcaaacatTAGTTTGTAACTGAACAGTTCATCATACATAAATACAATGGGGAAAAAAAAACAAAGTTAGCCTACAATTATGGTGAATAACTGTAAGCCACCttgcacaatcaatgaaccaacatCACCTAGGCCGATACGTTCACTTCCAGACTCATGGATAGAACGTTTGGAGCGTAGAATAAGGTAACCAGTTCATCCAGTATGCATGATAATACAGTACACATTCAAAGGCGATTACTAGAATTTCAGATTACAGGTTGGCAATTATGTACCAAAGAAATCTTAAGTTTTTCTGTCGTACATAATATGCggtaggctatgtattgtataacagcACAATCATTTGTCGGGGCTCATATATAGGCCTATGCATAAACTAATATGCTCATGGGTGTTTTGAATTAATCGTGCCCTTAGAAAGCGCTGTCcactttgaaacaacatccacaatgaccatgttttccactcagtttaAACCACTCAGTTTGAAGTTTGTTAAActtcacagtgaggtgagttttaaaagcacaaTACTGTTGATGATAAGTGTGattttgcattgatgtcagagtggttagagggacaatagagcccagAGTGCCAGGCCATTAGCAACCTGATGGTCATTAACGAGTTGAATACCACCAATGCATGTCAAGAGTGATAAAAGGAGATTACTcaacggtcacatggaattttactgtggtcatgactcatgactgccggtATGGTAGTAATACAGCCACCCCTATGCATATTTGGAGATCTGAAAGGATAGGCTAGAAATGCCAAATGGCTACATTTTGATAGGCTTGGTGTAATGTTCACCAACATTGCTTACACTTGTCATGTCTTTGACTATGcaggattaagtgatatgacatgctattctataaaataatttctccataattaatattacctgattgagctaatcatgtaaatgtaattaattagagagtcgggcaccacaaaataatatttatagagcggTTATCTcccaaataaactcttaaagagcAAGTAATATTTGACATCAAtggcagtcaatattaatcgtcatcttaattcagtctcatttGAAAATGGTCAATTCttagttatctgcacgaaccctggctaacaagttgaatcagcaatacaaaatacctaactaatccaacagaattacacatacacataattaaatcataacttgattacaaattacttCATAAAGGATTACGTCCCTAgcggcggaacagatatgacagcttgttacacaaaagaaaagggggtGGGTTTGAGtggagcgggaagactgaggaacaaaggccgaagctgtgctatcgtaaatacactATCTTATGCagtctaaattaccgcccatttggaaaaggaaaatgcaataaatatttactctgagctgcgcttcggtaggttggtggtagatggaaggccgtgttgcccaaccgagtcctgtgtcctttgaagaatgtctctgctggtaaattgaatacgttgtagtaacgtcgttgtgtggtagacgggatactctgtctgttccttcctaacctgtgt is a window encoding:
- the LOC118365034 gene encoding protein dpy-30 homolog isoform X2; translation: MEGNTPIAENPHSEYGLTENIQRIVENEKANTEKVSKQKVDLQSLPTRAYLDQTVVPILLQGLSVLAKERPTNPIEFLAAFLLKNKSQFENRN
- the LOC118365034 gene encoding protein dpy-30 homolog isoform X1 — its product is MADDHTDADQSMEGNTPIAENPHSEYGLTENIQRIVENEKANTEKVSKQKVDLQSLPTRAYLDQTVVPILLQGLSVLAKERPTNPIEFLAAFLLKNKSQFENRN